From Dermochelys coriacea isolate rDerCor1 chromosome 9, rDerCor1.pri.v4, whole genome shotgun sequence, one genomic window encodes:
- the ASB12 gene encoding ankyrin repeat and SOCS box protein 12 — protein MNLVDITKIFSMLQPRENEDDNGERQELNQAASQDDYQTLDELLCQDRYKTFINCRSGWGVPGTPLRLAASKGHLRSLEVLLTHGAEVDSLDVKAQTPLFTAVSNGHLDCVKVLLEAGASPSGSIYNNCSPLLTASRDGDVSILQELLDYGAEVNVKARVPEWAANSAACSGPLYLSAVYGHLECFKMLLLYGADPNYNCTDTKMIARIKQPKTVLEICLRHGCGSEFIKLLIDFGANVYLPNIAGDKISPNSEALALLIRERAHPKSLMCQSRLAVRKLLKLTNSACAIDQLGIPPVLVNYLKHHS, from the exons ATGAATCTAGTGGATATAACCAAAATCTTCtccatgctccagcccagagaaaatgaagatgatAATGGAGAAAGACAAGAGCTGAACCAAGCAGCATCCCAGGATGATTATCAAACTCTTGATGAACTCTTGTGCCAAGACAGATATAAAACATTTATTAACTGCAGAAGTGGCTGGGGGGTACCTGGGACCCCACTTCGCCTAGCAGCTTCAAAGGGCCATCTGAGAAGTTTAGAAGTTCTCTTGACTCATGGAGCAGAAGTGGACAGCCTAGATGTGAAGGCGCAAACTCCGCTATTCACTGCTGTTAGTAATGGCCACCTAGATTGTGTTAAAGTACTATTGGAGGCAGGGGCCAGTCCTTCCGGCAGCATCTACAATAACTGTTCTCCACTGCTCACGGCCTCTAGAGATGGAGATGTCAGCATTCTGCAAGAACTCTTAGACTATGGGGCGGAAGTCAATGTTAAAGCAAGAGTCCCAGAATGGGCTGCCAACTCTGCAGCTTGTTCTGGCCCTTTATATCTCTCAGCAGTCTATGGACATCTGGAgtgttttaaaatgctgctgctttaTGGAGCAGATCCCAATTACAACTGCACTGATACGAAAATGATCGCACGAATCAAGCAGCCCAAGACTGTGCTTGAAATCTGCCTGAGACATGGTTGTGGGAGTGAATTCATAAAACTGCTCATTGATTTTGGAGCCAATGTGTACTTACCAAACATTGCAGGAGATAAGATTTCACCGAATAGTGAGGCTTTGGCGCTGCTGATCAGGGAAAGAG CTCATCCAAAATCCTTGATGTGTCAGTCTAGGCTGGCTGTCAGAAAGCTTCTGAAACTGACCAACAGCGCATGTGCCATAGATCAACTGGGGATCCCACCTGTGCTAGTGAACTACCTCAAACATCACTCTTAA